The DNA window caagcaacttccaaaaaatgtgagttatgacagaaacagccagcctcctggacagtcacctgaggtttctctgcagtgttgggacattatcttcagcctacaggcttagcatatctgacagactcatttgtgaagcagaagGTGTGCAAGGTCTACTGCTTGACCCCACATTAGGTGCAAGTATTCCTTGTACcaaataaacttgaattccatcagtgtcatgtcatgattcaggattttaaattctagaaattgctGATATTTTTGAAATTAGGCTTCCCagtcttctcagcttgtgggtgccTTCATCTCCTTTTTtcaatgccagtctaccattgagaggccagactgtcagcctagttactcctccaAGTACAACCACTCCAGCTACTGTTCCTCTGCACACCAGGAGCAAatcggtccactgcctgttcagctgccttcaaaggaagggacactgtaccttttccagattgcagagccacttcagcgatggtatcatattgtcctggcctcagaggacaccagTTGCCAAAGCTGTAAGCACACTTGTCTTGTCAAGGATCTGCATTccgtgcacatgtgcacatgtgtgtgtgtgtgtgtgtgtgtgtgtgtgtgtgtgtgtgtgtgtgtgtcctgcttgtccattttggacagcatactgtcagcagtcagtgTGGGGGAActttcttgctcagtggctaacttttgccacagtgaaagttaactccatgtggaggcgcttcaatgcccatatcttttctgaagtaggttggtgctgccaggagcagacatgtctcatagtcataaaaaaaaaaggtggatggagtgatagctcagaggttaagagctctagctgttcttccagaggtcctaagttcaaatcccagcacccacatggtggctcacagccatctgtagtgagatctggtgcccttttctggcctgcaggcaaacatgcagacagagcactgtattatgataaataaataaataaataaataaataaataaataaataaataaatctttttaaaaagaaaagaaaaaatctatgttattaaaacatcttaaatgccatattctatagatctctgaagggtttgaagatgacctgtctatctaaaatatatttctgcttgaaATTAGTCAAGAATATCTTCATGATTTTGAGTGTTGCACACTTACATGAGGTTCCTACAATGTGAGTAGCATTTCATTTCACACTGTTGCTATAAAAATGACATGTACAATCCTTGTTTTTTTCAGCCTCAAGAACTTTCTGACAATTTCTAAACTTACCAGTTCACCAATGAAACTGTTACTTGCTACATGACTTACTGTGTCTATTGTTGATACATTTCCTAATGGAGATTATTATAGCTACTCCTCTGcctcagaggagaaaggagatttTCTGAATAGTATGTCTAGCAGGAACTGGGTACCTGGAAGCCTGATGTTGGGATCCATGGCCCTGTTCTGCACTTAGACAAGAACAGTGAAACAGATCAGTGTTTCCAACTCAGCATGGTTCACATGTATGCTTATCTCCTCACTCCACATTTATGACTCCTtggaaaagatatttttaaagtggGGAAGTTGAAGTTGAAAGAGATTAAATGTCCTATCTAAACAATTGCCATCCCTGCTTTGAGTGACTCGGATTTACAACTGTGTGTTCTGCTCACGACAGAACTTTCTTTACCTTTGTTTCGTACTAGGGACACTGGGCACGCTTTGACCTTTGTGTCTCCTCTTAGGCAATCCTGCCACTAAGGAGCAGAAGCAGCATTCAATGTCCTAAGTGCACGAGTGTTGAAAAAATGTCCCCGATACCCCATACTTTCTACAAGGAAGAGTTTGGTTATTTCTGTATTCCTATTTTATCTTCATAGATTGGGTTGGGTGTGAGCATAAGTTCTGACACTTTTTCTGTGAGATGCTCCCTGGGACCAGAAAGATGAGACGTTATACAGTTCACAGGACACACTTGAGGCCTCACTGGTGCTTTATGACGCTTCCCCCTGGAAAGGTTAATGGTGTAGGGATGGTGTTTTCTACCTCTTTACTAAAACAGCCATTCAGTGAGAAAACCATTCAGCTTGAATTCAGATGTAGTTCCTAAGCTACCACCCCAAGATTTCCTTTAACCTCTTCTGTGTCTGGGCCAACAGCCTATATATCATACTGAACATACCAAGTTACAGTTACCATGGCGTGACCAGGAACTGTATAATTTTGAATATGTGGGGGgaccatgaaaacacagatgaGGGGAACCAGCTTCGTTACAATGGTAACTTTTTACACACACTAACAACACTGTTTTTGATCCTCTCTCTGAACCCCAAAGCCTTGTAAGGTGGATGCTAGGTGCTGTTTTCATGGAGGAAGATACATCTAGGGGCTGTTTTCTCGTGAGTGGTGAAGCCGGGAGAAAAGAAGCCAGAATTCAGTCTGAGGTTTGCATGTCTCCAAAACCTGTGCTCGCTTCACTAAGCAGCActatggttttattattattattattattattattattattattattattattattatgtctttCACATCTTGTATCTTGATCCCAATCATTCCTCATCCCTTCACATCCGTTCCTGcaaacacccaccaccaccaataaaacaaaattaaaaagaaaggacaaaaataaagtgaaaaaaactaaaagagaaaaaattagaaATCTCTTCATGGAGCCCAGGGTGGGCAGCCCCAGGACTGCCTGTGGGTCTCCCTGTCTCACTCAGGTCGCCGTGATGCTGTGCTGAGCCATGCTACCTCATTACAAGGAGATCATCATAGTGCCCAACTGCTGGGCATCATGGGCCGACTCCTGGTTGGTGCGTTTAGCTGTGTTCCATCCACCTCAGCAGCAAGGCACAGGGTGGGCACTTGGTTGGAGTTCCACTGAGGGCCAGGGTTAGAATCCCCTGCCCCTGTTCAGCTGCATTCTGCCCACATTGGCCAAATGGGGAGGATGGGCCTACACCAAGATTTATTCACACTTGCCCTTTATAAGCTGCCCTTTGACTTACCTGTTTAATTCATGTATTATTCACCTATGAAATCTGACTTCAGCTCATACCCGACTACACACTGCTCTACTCCAAGGACAACTCTGGTTTCCTGGCTGTGTTTAATCCTTTAATTAATGTAATAATTTATCTATCAAAACTTTGAGTGACTTTTCtttccgtttttgtttttttgagacagggtttctctgtgtagctttgcgcctttcctggaactccctttgtagaccaggctggcctcgaactcacagatctacctgcctctgcctcctaagtgctgaaatgaaaggtgtgcactaccacatccagcttttgaGTGACTTTCTTATGCTAGGAATTGCAGATGGACTTTGTTTTCTCTGCAGGGGGCAGGGCTCTGGCAAGTTTCTGAGAGCCAagctttccccttcttccctcctctggtGACCCTGGGGGCTGGCCTCACCTTGTGGGTCTGGCAGTGATTTTCCTTGGCCATAGGGATGTCTTCTGTCCTGAGGCTGCATTTGAGCCCCCGCCCTGGGAGCCCAGCAGAGGCGCAGGCTGCAGCATGGACACCTCCTGGAAGGGTAGCCTGGGAAGTGGCATGGGGAGAGGCCTCGGGCCGCAGGGGCGGGGCGGGCTGCGCCCACATCTTACTAGCCAGGAGGATGTGAGGGCGTCCAGGACCTTTGGAAACCGCCaagctggagctggagacagagctgGAGTTCCGCGGGGACCCAGTGACACGCAAGGAGCGCAAGGCACCAGCAGCTGAACGCAACAATGGGCTGACCTGGTTCATCACACTGGTCCTGTATGCTGCCTTCATAGGGCTGGTGAGAGCCTAGGCTGCCCCTTCCTGGGCTGGGGCAGGAGACTTCCGCAGGGGAGAAGCACTCCCCAGCTGCAGACCAGTTTCCCTAGCCTGCACTGGAGGAGTTTGGGTGCATTCATCTTCCCGGGTCTCTGTGTCCCCATCTAGAAAATGGGCACAGTTCTAATCTTCGAGGGTTTTTGTCAACCCAAACGGATTGCCTGGGTTGCCTTAATGTGTTTTCCAACATCTATAAACTGTCAAGGTCACCTGGGTGCGATAGCAGGGGATACAGCAAAGGGGACCAGGGGCTCCACCTGCTCTCCTCTGCAACCACCCATGCAAAGTCCAAGTTACTTAGGTGTtcagtgcgtgcgtgcgtgtgtgtgtgtgtgtgtgtgtgtgtgagtgcgcgtgtgtgtgcgtgcgtgcgtgtaagGAACGGCCCATATTACAGTAGAATAATCATGAAGTCTGTGGGATAGTGTGCTGGCTTTAGCTTTGGGAGAATATATAGTAATTATTACCTCTTCCTGGTGGCCTGAGCATGTTCAACCAACTGGCAAGTTTGCAGAAGCAAAGGGACTTCCTTCTTCATCCGGTGGTCAGGTCTTTAAGATTTTAGAATTTTTAGGCCCTGTATCACTAAGCAGCCCCAGACGGAGGCTGAACTGTGgtacttctgcctcagtctccccagatCACCAACACCTGCCTTGCTTCTTGGGCTGCTCTGATGTGGGAGGGACTTCGAAGGAAAACACCACAGGTGCCTAGGGAGCCTTCACTGTGTGCCGAAGTCTCACGAATCCTTTGAAGGGATTGATAAAAACCTGGACTCAGCCCTCTTTTATTGACCTTGGTGCTCGCTGCTGCCCTGTCCACACTCTCGTCCTTAGTCCCCGGTTCCCGCTGCTAAGACGGGGGACACGTTGGTTTGCAGCAGAGCAGTGCGATTACCATCAATTACTCTGGAAATGTTGATAGATGTCTTAGAAACGTTTCCCCGAAAGCACCAATGATTCCTCTTCAACCCTTGGCTCTTGCTAACACAGTGTAAGGCAACATTTTATTGATAAAACCATTTTGCTTATGTGATGTAATATTTCCTTAAAAGCCTTAGAGTCTATATTCCTTCCTGGTGGCTTTGGGATTTTCCTTAGAGAAGACTATAGATTTAGAAACATTCAGATAGTTGATTTCCGGCATATTGTATTTATGTTGTTCAGAGAGACCTATGCCAGAAGTACTGAGTTTTTTACATAATCAGCATGAGCAATAAGTTgatgtttgagattttttttttctttttttttggtttttgagacagggtttctctgtgtagctttgcgcctttcctggaactcgctttggagaccaggctggcctcgaactcacagagatccacctgcctcgatatttgagaattttaattttgatatctAAATTCCTATATCAGTTGTAAATGGAATAtatctaaaacaaaatattttgagaataaaTTATATATCTTAACTATAAATGCAGAAAAATCTTGTAAGGTGTTCTTCAAAATCTAAAAATTGCAACCAAAGCcagacaatatttaaaaatagagtagAAAAAACTCACAGGAGTGTATTCCTCTAATAGGAAAGGGTTGcacattttgtcctgtttgaatAAAGGGAACCTCTACATTACATTGCAATTCCCCTCCCATTGTTTATCATGGAAAATGCTGCCATTTGAATAAATATCAATTTAATGGTTGTGAGTTTAAAGCTCTTCTCGGTTTAAATTTTAGGGAATAAGCATTGCCATCCTTGGGCCTACGTTTCAAGATCTGGCAAAAAATGTGAACCAAAACATCAGCAGCCTCTCTCTCATTTTTGTGGGCCGTGCTTCTGGATTCATATGTGGTACTGTGATTGGCGGCGTTCTCCTTGACTACATGAATCATTTTTTACTTTTGGGTAAGTAAAcactgctttttgctttttttttaaaaaaaaaaaaaaaacaaatgtttaactTGACTCTAAGCATTAAAAGCATAGACTTCAGAATGGCCGACAGTGGAAATGGGTGTGGACGTCCTCCCTGACAACTGGGCTTCCATGGGATGGAACCTATACCAAACCTTCTAGAAACTTGAATAGCTCTTTCTAGGGAATGAATGTTGCCAACTCTGACCAGTGCTGCCCTTTCCTGTAATGGAGGCTCTGCTCCAGCCCCACACGCTAGTTGACCATGAAGCTCTGCTTGTCTGGGGATAGAGCAGGGCTTCTGTCCATGGGGGTCAGAATGACTCCTGGAACCTGGCCAGGCTCTGTGGACTTGGGGTTGAAGATGAAGGGACCCAGGGCAGTAGGGAACTGACGTAGGCTGTACTTGAGTCCTGCTGCCCATATCAGAGTTGAGCACAGGCTGAACCTCTCGGATCCTGACCCTGGAGAACAGGGCAGAGCTGTTAGCATGCTTTTTTCAATAAACTGGcatgatgaaaaatattttagattactATGATAAAACTCCTTTGGAGGCAAAGTGAATTTTTTTGCTGACAAATAAATAACCATTATTACTTCCAAAGTGGGTTAGAAGACTATTTTTTCTGTACTTTATCCCCCAAATGAACTGATTTGGTAAAGTTTTCCTATATCCTATTATAATggttgagttttatttttacattgtcaCCTCATATAAAAATTCTCTTTGAAGTAGTACTTCTTTTCATACACTATAAAATTTATCTCTGTTATAATTTCTAATTTGATCATTAGCAATGATAGAATTGTATTCAAGTCAtggtattttacatttttatagtcTGCAAATATtataagagatttagataaaaCCACCATATACGTCAACTGTATCTCTCATCTACTCATGAtcaaacattttgttgttgtggtggtggtagtggtggttttgcctttttgatttgtttgtctttgagacaagatctctctctatagtcttggctggcctgaaactgtcTCTgcagatcatgctggcctcaaactcatatagagatctgcctgcctcagcctcccaggtgttgTGATTAAAGTTagtgtataccaccacacacagcccaaGACCAACCAGTTAATTCAgtgttattttgcatttttacaaTTGTTTATGATGTTCCTATGACCTCGGACCCTGATGAATACTTTTTTTTACAGCTGGCTTTATTGTCTTTTTTCCTCAGGTGTGTCAATGTTGGCTACCACAGCTGGGTTTTATCTCATTCCTTTCTGCAAGAAGGCAGTCTTTCTGATAGTCATGATGTCTGTCTTTGGTGCTTCAGTTAGTGTTGTGGATACAGGTCAGTGAACCCTTCAGTGTCATCTCTAGAACTGGGGATAGTACCATGAGCAAAAAATAGATGATATGAACCTAATACGCTCTAATAGGGATGGATACCTCTTCCTCCACAAAATGCCTGTCAAATTATTTCTTTACTTGCAGGTGGGAACGTCCTCATCTTGGATCTGTGGGGAGACAAAGGAGCCCCACACAtgcaggccttgaacttcagtTTCGCCTTGGGTGCCTTCCTGGCTCCCCTGCTGGCTAAACTGGCCTGGGGTATGACAGCATCCACTCAGAACCACACAGAGCCTGGCTTTGACGGGTCAGCCTTGAACCGATCCTCTGGAGCCACCTCAGACTCTCTGTTTGCGGTGCCTGAGGACATGAACCTGCTTTGGACCTACGCTCCCATCGGCACCTATGTCTTAGtagtctctgtcttcctgtttggtCTGTTTTGTAAGAAAAGCTTAAGGCGGAAAAAATCCACAGCATCCGCTGAGGGAGCTCAAAGAGCTAAATATCACTGGGCCCtactctgtctcctcttcctcttcttcttcctttatgtTGGAGCCGAGGTGACCTATGACTCTTTCCTATTCTCCTTTGCCACCACCCATGTTGGCATGGAAGAAAGTGAAGCAGCCGGCTTGAACTCCATCTTCTGGGGGACTATCTCAGCCTCCAGTGGCCTGGGCATCATCTTTGCAACATTCTTGCAGCCTGGAACCATGATCGTGTTGAGCAACATTGGCAGTCTTGTCTCATCTTTCTTTCTGGTGCTTTTTCACAAGAGCCCTCTTTGTCTCTGGATCGCCACATCTGTGTACGGAGCCTCCATGGCAACCACGTTTCCCAGTGGCATTTCTTGGATCGAGCAGTACACCAGCCTAAGTGGGAAATCCGCAGCATTCTTAGTAATTGGTGGTACCCTGGGAGAAATGGTGATTCCTGAAGTAATAGGAATTCTTCAAGGACACTACCCAGATCTGCCAGTAGTTCTGTACATCTGCTTTGCATCAGCCATATTAACTGCTGTCTTATTTCCTGTGATGTACAAATTAGCCACCTTACCCCTGGATCACCAcctcaaaggaagaagaaaggtgaggACCAGAGAGCTTTGCTTTCCAAACTGAGCTGAAAGAccgtgagaaagaaaagaaatggaaagatgcAGGAAAATGAAATGGGACGATTTTGAAGTAGTTGAAATGAAGCATTCGAGGCATTCTGTAATAGAGGATTCTAGAAATATTTTGATTTGACAGAGCCCACAGCTAACTCTTCTATGCAATTCCCAAATACCTCCATGTTTGAGTCCTCTCAGTTAATGGTTGCAACTCCCCTGTGATACACCAGGAGAAAATGGACAAACATTTAGAAACGATGAATTGTTTTATAACTTCATACTTACTTCACTTATGGCCAGGTGGCGCTATAAGCAGATTGTCAGCATTTTCCAGGGATCAAAGTTTCTAGAGTCACTGTATGAAGATAAGGTAACtgctaaaatgtttttaaaattcctgGACTTCCAGTGTATTCCATGATGTACCAAGTGTTCTCATTCAGTGGAATCTTGTAATGAGATTCCTGTTTGGGGGACTCATTAGGAAATATGTTTTTTGTGGTGTGTGCAAAAAGGCATTTGTGCTTAAGAAACTGGGTAGTGCTCCAGTAGGCAGACACCATAGGATATAGAATGGATTGGCCTTTGCTGAGCAAATGACCAAGCATCCATTTTCTCTTACGAGACTTGAAGAGAGTAGTTTTGATGAACGAGAAACTAGAAGTAGCAAAATTGAAGCTATAAAGGATTTCCTAATAACTTGCTCAGGAAATATTAAGTTACATGAAGTAGGATTTAGTCAAAGGGTGTTACCTCCAAGCTGACTGGAAGAGAAGTAGTGTACTAACCAGGCTCCTTAGAAACCCAAGAGAGAAAATTGTGTGCCATAATTGAAGTTTAGGGTTGCTGAGACTGACCTCCAGTTAGGCCCCATCCCCATAACCAAGGGGT is part of the Peromyscus leucopus breed LL Stock chromosome 8a, UCI_PerLeu_2.1, whole genome shotgun sequence genome and encodes:
- the LOC114689319 gene encoding sodium-dependent glucose transporter 1C-like, which produces MEMLGGVVYLYKGTGGRRDAVLSHATSLQGDHHSAQLLGIMGRLLLELETELEFRGDPVTRKERKAPAAERNNGLTWFITLVLYAAFIGLGWIPLPPQNACQIISLLAGGNVLILDLWGDKGAPHMQALNFSFALGAFLAPLLAKLAWGMTASTQNHTEPGFDGSALNRSSGATSDSLFAVPEDMNLLWTYAPIGTYVLVVSVFLFGLFCKKSLRRKKSTASAEGAQRAKYHWALLCLLFLFFFLYVGAEVTYDSFLFSFATTHVGMEESEAAGLNSIFWGTISASSGLGIIFATFLQPGTMIVLSNIGSLVSSFFLVLFHKSPLCLWIATSVYGASMATTFPSGISWIEQYTSLSGKSAAFLVIGGTLGEMVIPEVIGILQGHYPDLPVVLYICFASAILTAVLFPVMYKLATLPLDHHLKGRRKVRTRELCFPN